actgccatttgatccagaggaaggcaaaaaaaaaccccatctgaagcctcagaggcggaaaaaattccttcatgactccaaaatggcaatgggaccagtccctggatcaacttgtactatgagctatctcccataaccctgtattccctcacttgctaaacaccatccaaccccttcttaaagctatctaatgtatcagcctgattcagggagagaaatcaAAAGTAGAATTTACGCACCTCCTCTTCTTTCCTATGATATTCCTGCTTGATGGtgtccattttatataaataagtcttAAATAAATGTATGCAATGTCCTTTAGCCGACTATATTTGCCTATATCACAGATCCCATGCTAACCCTGATATTGTTTTTTGCTCATTAGGTCTCACACATTCGTTAAGTGAAAACTCAGGGATGGAAGATAATGTCCGTATCCTGAATCAAGAGGATTTTGCAGGGGACATTGAAGGTGGGGCAATGGTGTTGGCAGGTGAAGAAGACCTAGAACGGGAGATTGCCATGCGACTGCGCCTGATTGGGGATCAGATGAATGAGCTGTATATGCAGAGGGTAAGCAACTATTGGTGCAAGTGAGGCCATAAAGTAGTGTATTTGTGCTGAAATGTAGCCCTGCCTATTTCTGAGAGTAATGTTACATGAGGTGATTGCATAAATGTCTCCCCAAAATGTAATAGTGCACATATCCAGgagtctttaaaggaacagttcagtatataaaaagtgAGGAAGTGTTACAAGAATGCCCCTATATCTGAATATTTAGTCATGGAAACAGGTCATATAAAGCAGCAGTCTCTGTGGGCAGAATATATTCTGGATAGTTTGTCTTCAGCATTTGTTCAGCACAATGTCCCGCGCAGCTCTGTGCAGCCCCAGCCAAACTCTGCCTCCTTATATACTAATTACTATTTATAAACTGTCACTCGGCAGCTCACGTGCCACCTGCCCTTAGTTTTACTCCTCCTTCCCTTCCTATCTCTTTCCTTCTGCTCCCGTCCAATCTTCCACCATCTGTGTAAtatccctcctccctcccctcaagGCTGTAAAATGAGCTGAAATCTAGATGGTTTCTTCTGAGCATGACTAACACAGTGCACTAGTGTGTAAACTTGCACCCTCCCAACCTGCTAAATTGCCATATCAGTAGCAATGTTCTGGGGTTAATGTTACTGTCTGATATGTATTAATTGCTGTGTGCATCTATCCCTGGTTACAACATCACTATTCTGCAtttgataatatatttaaaaggattctgtcacaatttttatggtgtagttttttctaaagtacaatgtttacactgcaaattacactttttacactgtttagactgcaaataattcactctacgatataaaatttaattcccgaACCAgctagtgtgttttttttagtttagtaacattggtgtgtaggggcagccatctcaggtcattttgcctggtcatgtgctttcagaaagagccagcactttaggatggaactgctttctggcaggctgttgtttctcctattcaatgtaactgatctgctatctggttaccttcccattgttctgttgttaagatgctgggggaggggtgataccactccaacttgcagtacagcagtaaagagtgactgaagtttatcagagcacaagtcacatgactgggggcagctgggaaactgacaatatgtctagccacatgtcagatttcaaagttaaatataaaaaaaaaaatctgattgctctttttaGAAACCGATTTCTGTGCAGATATCCGTTACAGTTGTAGCATTTCTccccacttttttttgtttttttttaacatttattatcaGTGGCAGAATAGATACTGATATAATAGTAATAGTAGCCAGAGCAACATGAAGTGAGAGCTGCTTCTAagtcatttcattttatttacaaatacagtagGTACACAAAACCTTCTCCAGTAATGGCGGTATTATGCTGAATAGAGTAAAACAAGTGAGATTTGTTATCTTCACATTATTTGTGTGTTTACTCCATAGAGAATTGGTGGAGAACGGCACTGGTGGGGACCTCTGCGATGGCGTCTAACTCAGTTCATTTCTGAAATCCTCTCTGCTTTGTACAATCCACTGATAGACATTTTACCACAGCACTGAGACTGGTACAGAGGAAAGAGAAACGGGAGTTTTCTTCAGAAGATGCCCATGTCTGCTTCTGTTCTACTTCAATTGGGCTTCTGCTGGACGGAAGCCTGGGAGCAGCTGAGGGCCTTCAAATCCCTTGGGTTGATATTCTACGTCGTGTGGACCCCAACTTGTCAGACGAATTGGGAGAGTCTCTTGGCACGACCCTCCCATTGCCGTGAGATGGATTTCCACGCTGGGAATGACATGAGAGCAGTCAGCTTTGTGGATGTAACCAGGACACTGGATTTGATTGCTGCCTTATTTTTCCATCTCTTGAAGGGAGATCAAACCTATTTCTAAGACATTATGCAGACTTAGGACAAATGGCATTTACTTGTTAATTGCTGTGTCCCTTTTCAAGTGATAAAATACGGGTTAATATGAGGGAAGATACTGGCACAACTTCTGTAGTTGGGGGAGAGCACAAGTCCTACAAATATGATTCGCATTTTCTGTAGCAAACTGTTGGCAGGATCAGCGATGTAGCTGTTATCTCAAGGTAAACAAAGGACCTTCtgagtgtattatatatatatatatgtaagattTTGCCAGTGTCCTTAATGCAAGAGCCCTGACACCCCCCACAGGTGGTGCAGACATTTCTATGGCTGGATTTGGCATATTTCTGAGCCATATCAAATTGCCGTCCATGCTGGTTTCCTGAAACTCATACAAGCCATAAAGAAGTGGGTTCTCTGTTGTAGAACCCTATGTGCATGCTGGTTTTTAGGTTTATTTACCAAGCTACAGTTCCCGTTTATGTACAAAAACTTCAGCATGTTTGTGCGCTAGCAACCTCTTAAAGCACTTCTCCTGGATAAGCCTATGATGGCCTGCAATTCAGTTCCTAAAAAAAGCACTTCTGTTCCATAAAGGTTGGCCTCCAACTGGATTGTCGCACatttctgcttaaaggaatagtaacgcCAAAacctgaaagtgttttaaaataataacaatataatgtaatgttgccctgcactggtacaactggtgtgttcgcttcagaaacaaatctatagtttatataaacaagctgctgtgtagcaatgggggcaaccattcaagtcaaggatatacagtagataacagataagtactactatagtttatataaacaagctgctgtgtagccatgggggcagtcattcaaagctgaaaaaagagaaaaggcacaggatatacagcagataatagataagctctgtagtatacaatgggattcttcaatacctatctgttatctactgtgtatcctgtgcttgaatggctgcccccaatggctacacagcagcttgtttatataaactatagtagtccttatctgttatctacaatgtatcctgtgtttgaatggctgcccccatggctacacagcagcttgtttatataaactatagtagtctttctgaagcaaacacaccagtgttaccagtgcagggcaagagtacattacattttcattcctttaagccactttaatttttttggtgttactgtccctttaacaacatTGGTGCTATGCTGTTGTCCTCACAAAGGTCTATGAAtttctattgtgtgtgtgtgtaaaggggGGGGTAGGGAGaatatttgaaaacaaaacattACAGATGGTTAATTTTCTGTGAATTTACATTattaagtattttatttataaatatatattttattggaattataaatttaaattaaatgtttcttttttccattttctagtTGTGGTTTTCCCCTGAAGACAAATGGCTATTTGCAGGGTGGTTCCTTAAAGTTCTTCTTTGATTAGTTTCTTTGGCAAAATGTATCTCCTCCCCGTTCCCCTACTGGGCAGTTAACAACCAAAGAAAGATGTTCATTCATATTCTACTAATACTTCTTTTACCTTTAAGTGACTTGTATTAGGTGCCACCTTGAATACAATAAGCTTTTTATTCGTTGGAAAAGTGGCACGCTTTAATATTTATTGTTGCGCTCCCAAAAACCGGTACTTTTGATTGGCTTGTTCTGTTCAGATACTCAAGGAAACCTGCTAGGTTAGAGGAATAGGTGGCTGAGATATCCACCACcactgaaacacacacacacataagtttatattttaaaaaaaaaaaaaatatatatatatatatatatatatatatatatatatatatatatatatatatatatatatatatatatatatataataaaaatgttactgtATTAAGTCATAGCACTTTGTAGCTAGCCTGCTGTGCAAGATGATGTTGGATGTAAGAGCAAACATGGCTACCTACAATCCCGAACTGATTCACTGAATCACAAACATTTATAAGAATTGGTAACTATTACTTCTTTATTGAAGGTATTAATTAGTGTGTTTCCTTGAGGCCTGAAAAATCAAGAGCCACCGCTTTCCTCCCCCTTTATTGTGAAAAATGTGTAccccatttaaaggataagtaaacctttaaaataagtgaatgtaaaatggatgagagggctattctaagaaattttgcaatgtacattcattatttttcttttttttttttgtttaattccaagatattaaaggattcatgtacagttaacatgaattaatttagttacaacagctggtcagtttctgaccaccaagtaggcaaggaagttgtcaggagaaagaaagaggctgctctgatgttctattgcttaggaaaataattagaaacctttttcacatctgtcctaagcagaagaacatcagagcagcctctttctttctcctgacaacttccgtGACTACTTGGTTAGAATGGTGGTGgaaataaccagcaggtggtactgttgtaactaaattaatttattaacagcacatgaatcctttaatatcttggaattaatgaATGTACATAGCACTCTCCtctattttacattcaattattttaaaggtttacttatccttttaatgGGGAAGAACATACATTTCCTTGTAGAATATCTGTAAAATAGCAATCTCTTTATAGGACCTAATTAGAGCGATAGCatagccagattttttttttattataagaaaatGATTATATGGCCAATTTTAGTGGGTGCCTACTTTTCCTTCTACTGCTTTCTTGGATAAAGACCCCTTACGGGTCAGAGCATGTATTATGGGTGCCCTTTAATGCTCTTCATTCCTGCAGTATTTCACTTTTTAGCATCTCCCCTCTTCTGAAAGGGGCTGGATCATTTAACGCACACGTTCTCAGGCCTCTGAGTGGAAGAAGCGAGGGGAGGGCTGCAATGCTGTGCACTTTTACTACGTGGTAAAATATTCCCAATAATAAATGTCATTTAAAGCTTGATGTCCCTTCTGGCACTAAAGTGAACAAAATGTTTCctagccgtttttttttttttttttttttttttatgaatcctTGGAAGAAGAAAAGATTTCTCTATCTATTGGATATCTATCGTATCCAAAATCCgcaaaactgtcatttttgttaatacaggtatgggatccgttatccagaaagctccgaattacggaaagcccgtctcccattttatccaaataatcaatttttcaaattgaattcctttttctctgtaataataaaacagtagcttgtacttgatcccaaccaagatataattaatccttattggaagcagaaccagcctattgggtttatttaatgtttacatgattctctagtaggcatgaagatccaaattacagaaagatccattatccggaaaacctcaggtcccgagcattctggataacaggtcccatacctgtaaaagaaaataaatgttttgataCAGCAATTCTGGTTTAAACCATTTGGCCCCAAATTACCCTCAATAAAGGTTTAAATGATATAAGGTGCTTatatcatctgattggttgccatgggttactgcccaggagcaaatttgcccagtgcatataaatgagctgcacTGGCTTTCAAAGGATTGTTACATTTGTGGATCAGCAACTGCTTCATGAGCCATAACCGGTCTACCTGGCACCCTCCAATGTTGTGGGCACAAGCAGGTATTTTCTACTACAGAGATGTAGGCAAGGGTTCAATATtagtataatattaataattaataatgctTCTCACTTGAAGGTCATTTATACCTCTGCAGAGAAGTTTCGAGAAGAGAAGCGGGCTCTCTGAGATTCAGtgtgtaaatactgtacatctgtgtaatgtaggcatctgaatttttttctgtacatttgtGATCACGTTCTTTTTGTACATggattttgtatttcttttcaataaaaaattggaTTCAAGCTTATCTTTGCGTTGCTCTTCTGTTTTTCactttcagtttgttttttttcctgaagatATGTCGTGGTACGCTC
This Xenopus laevis strain J_2021 chromosome 8S, Xenopus_laevis_v10.1, whole genome shotgun sequence DNA region includes the following protein-coding sequences:
- the LOC108700251 gene encoding uncharacterized protein LOC108700251, with protein sequence MARLLNDRKPSEPVGNIQVETSPAFPAGVAETPCGGICEQNLPSSHPSTTNHSHPSFLQINPCQIRLGAESNCEESGPSSAPCANSHCHFSGCYNTGESTALSLTHSLSENSGMEDNVRILNQEDFAGDIEGGAMVLAGEEDLEREIAMRLRLIGDQMNELYMQRRIGGERHWWGPLRWRLTQFISEILSALYNPLIDILPQH